One part of the Microcoleus sp. AS-A8 genome encodes these proteins:
- a CDS encoding AAA-like domain-containing protein yields MNYAEFTKALAGLTPRRAEVLLKVLAGKKDKEIASELNITKATVRKHIADTCVSFGLSSSEERGSSHRSDLFSLFTKYRPDLINKDAADSADCPKILISYYQGTDPDKSLAIELESALKASGYEVFIVNGSLRMATHGLQQIYAELNQCDYLLLLLSTLAASSEMVTEEVRWAKALQDTRPDSKPAILPIRINCPSHLLNHDLRGYLRGMPQREWRSPNDTPTLVKGVLEFLATDDNPTDKSSSFAPTPEPAGESFQFPNPYSLTPNHPPQPVAEPELPMGQVELASAFYVERPGIDQRCYEAIAKPGALIRIKAPRQMGKTSLMARILQRSNTLGYRTVPLSFQLADSKVFTDLDQFLQWFCAVVALELQLPARLADYWNGIFGSKVSCKSYFERYLLANTTEPLVLGLDEVDRVLQYPELTSDFFGLLRAWHEEAKNREIWRKLRLVVVHSTEVYVPMDINQSPFNVGLPIELPEFQSVQVQDLALRHGLAWGLPEIEQLMVMVGGHPYLVRLALYHIARQEITLSELLETAPTDAGLYSDHLRRHLWNLSQHPELAAALYKVVSADSPVQLESIPGFKLQSMGLVHLRGNEVTPRCNLYRDYFRVRLAPSP; encoded by the coding sequence ATGAATTACGCAGAGTTTACTAAAGCTTTGGCAGGGCTAACCCCTCGACGGGCAGAGGTGTTACTGAAAGTTTTAGCGGGTAAAAAAGATAAGGAAATTGCCTCAGAGCTAAATATTACAAAAGCTACGGTTAGAAAACATATTGCGGATACCTGCGTGTCCTTTGGCTTAAGCAGTTCCGAAGAACGAGGCTCATCACACCGTTCCGATTTGTTCTCTTTATTTACTAAATATAGACCCGATTTAATCAATAAAGATGCTGCGGATAGCGCAGATTGCCCCAAAATTTTAATTAGTTACTATCAGGGTACTGACCCCGACAAAAGCCTTGCCATAGAGTTGGAATCTGCTTTAAAAGCTTCGGGCTACGAAGTCTTTATCGTCAATGGAAGTCTGCGAATGGCAACCCACGGACTGCAACAAATCTATGCCGAATTAAATCAATGTGATTACTTGCTGCTGCTGTTGTCCACCCTAGCCGCTTCCAGTGAAATGGTAACGGAAGAGGTACGATGGGCAAAGGCGTTACAAGACACTCGACCGGATAGCAAGCCAGCGATTTTACCGATTCGGATTAATTGTCCCAGCCACTTACTCAACCATGACTTGCGCGGTTATCTCCGGGGGATGCCACAGCGCGAATGGCGATCGCCAAATGATACCCCAACCTTGGTAAAAGGGGTCTTGGAGTTTTTGGCAACCGATGATAATCCAACCGATAAAAGCAGTTCCTTTGCCCCCACCCCAGAACCCGCCGGGGAAAGTTTCCAATTTCCTAATCCCTATTCCCTCACCCCCAATCATCCACCTCAGCCTGTCGCAGAGCCAGAATTACCCATGGGACAAGTGGAGTTGGCTTCTGCCTTTTATGTGGAACGCCCTGGAATTGATCAACGTTGTTACGAAGCGATCGCCAAACCCGGTGCCCTCATCCGCATTAAAGCACCCAGGCAGATGGGCAAAACCTCTTTAATGGCTCGGATTCTCCAACGCTCTAACACTCTAGGCTATCGTACCGTACCTTTAAGCTTTCAACTGGCAGATAGCAAAGTCTTCACCGACTTAGATCAATTCTTACAGTGGTTTTGTGCTGTTGTTGCCCTAGAGCTACAGTTACCGGCTCGTTTAGCTGATTATTGGAATGGAATTTTTGGCAGCAAAGTCAGTTGCAAGTCCTATTTTGAACGCTATTTACTCGCCAACACAACTGAACCTCTGGTTTTAGGTTTGGATGAAGTAGACCGGGTATTACAATACCCCGAACTCACCTCTGATTTCTTTGGTTTGTTACGAGCATGGCATGAGGAAGCTAAAAATCGGGAGATTTGGAGAAAACTTCGATTAGTGGTGGTTCATTCCACCGAAGTTTATGTTCCGATGGATATTAATCAGTCACCTTTTAATGTCGGTCTACCGATTGAGTTACCCGAATTTCAGTCCGTACAGGTGCAAGATTTGGCTCTGCGACATGGACTGGCTTGGGGACTGCCGGAAATCGAGCAACTCATGGTGATGGTGGGGGGTCATCCCTATCTGGTGCGGTTAGCTCTTTATCACATTGCCCGACAGGAAATTACACTCTCTGAACTGTTAGAAACCGCCCCCACCGATGCCGGACTCTATAGCGACCATTTGCGGCGGCACTTATGGAATTTGTCCCAGCATCCAGAGTTAGCTGCCGCTTTATACAAAGTCGTGTCTGCGGATAGTCCTGTACAGCTAGAGTCCATCCCCGGATTTAAGTTACAAAGCATGGGACTTGTCCACTTGCGAGGCAATGAAGTGACACCTCGTTGTAATTTGTATCGCGATTATTTCCGCGTTCGTCTCGCACCGTCACCCTAG